One stretch of Miscanthus floridulus cultivar M001 chromosome 18, ASM1932011v1, whole genome shotgun sequence DNA includes these proteins:
- the LOC136524475 gene encoding putative protease Do-like 14, whose amino-acid sequence MPNVEGISCGERDKNQELSISSTSYSKDFEEEELWQEELWRFLDPNPLLVDDFTQLVRNDLKSHSYPMPIRLEGGMRLINTFEEEFIEDTWIKLSKKVASGISRSVASFKGEERFVACTGIFVDSNESTSRVLTSASLVRTCADEYKIADNLRIKVYLPNKQVAEGTLQHYNLSYNIALVNVLGFRCLQTAELHNQRQIEPHMEVVAVGRIFESGKLMAASGIVADKEGNLDCKELMISTCKVTKAGIGGTLIDFDGNFIGMNFHGMEETHYLPRSMVLELLRHFEGSDDADEASYKKPNRWPVPEPRWSYPRSRAPRAWTIDGVYDFLEILP is encoded by the coding sequence ATGCCCAATGTAGAAGGTATCTCATGTGGGGAGAGGGACAAGAATCAGGAGCTTTCCATATCTTCTACTAGTTATTCAAAAGATTTTGAGGAGGAGGAACTCTGGCAAGAGGAACTCTGGCGCTTCCTTGATCCTAATCCCTTGTTGGTTGATGATTTCACGCAGCTTGTGAGAAATGATCTAAAGTCCCATAGTTATCCTATGCCCATTAGGCTTGAGGGGGGTATGCGCTTGATTAATACTTTTGAAGAGGAATTTATTGAAGATACATGGATCAAACTCAGTAAGAAGGTTGCTTCAGGTATATCCCGAAGTGTTGCTTCATTCAAAGGAGAAGAAAGGTTTGTCGCTTGCACTGGTATATTTGTAGACTCCAATGAATCCACCTCAAGAGTTTTGACTTCAGCAAGTTTGGTTAGAACTTGTGCTGATGAATACAAGATTGCTGATAACTTAAGGATTAAAGTGTACCTTCCAAATAAGCAAGTTGCTGAAGGGACATTGCAACATTACAATTTGAGTTATAATATTGCTCTGGTCAATGTCTTGGGTTTCCGTTGTCTTCAAACCGCAGAACTCCACAATCAGAGGCAAATTGAACCCCATATGGAGGTAGTAGCTGTAGGACGCATCTTTGAATCAGGCAAATTAATGGCCGCAAGTGGGATAGTGGCTGACAAAGAAGGCAATCTCGACTGCAAAGAGCTTATGATCTCCACTTGTAAAGTCACAAAGGCCGGTATTGGAGGGACCCTGATTGATTTTGATGGGAATTTCATTGGCATGAACTTCCATGGTATGGAAGAAACACATTATCTACCAAGGTCTATGGTTCTGGAATTATTGAGGCATTTTGAAGGGTCTGATGATGCTGATGAGGCTAGCTACAAGAAGCCGAACAGATGGCCTGTGCCTGAACCACGTTGGTCCTATCCTCGCAGCAGGGCACCACGGGCCTGGACTATCGATGGCGTGTACGATTTCCTTGAAATCTTGCCATAA